One genomic segment of Gasterosteus aculeatus chromosome 6, fGasAcu3.hap1.1, whole genome shotgun sequence includes these proteins:
- the zswim8 gene encoding zinc finger SWIM domain-containing protein 8 isoform X6 — MELMFAEWEDGERFSFEDSDRFEEDSLCSFISEAESLCQNWRGWRKQSAGPNSPTVKIKDGQVIPLVELSAKQVAFHIPFEVVEKVYPPVPEQLQLRIAYWSFPENEEDIRLYSCLANGSPDEFQRGEQLYRIRAVKDPLQIGFHLSATVVTSQSGQSKGAYNVAVMFDRCRITSCSCTCGAGAKWCAHVVALCLFRIHNASAVCLRAPVSESLSRLQRDQLQKFAQYLISELPQQILPTAQRLLDELLSSQSTAINTVCGAPDPTAGPSASDQSTWYLDESTLSDNIKKTLHKFCGPSPVVFSDVNSMYLSSTEPPAAAEWACLLRPLRGREPEGIWNLLSIVREMFKRRDSNAAPLLEILTEQCLTYEQIISWWYSVRTSASHSSASGHTGRSNGQSEVAAHACASMCDEMVVLWRLAVLDPTMSPCRRLELAGQLKQWHLKVIEIVKRGQHRKSLDKLFQGFKPAVESCYFNWEGAYPLDGITYCSADRKSATFCWSRAVQHQRGVKAAAGLGGEPPEPGGGGRADGGAGGDYKGRGHLSQQEVAVRPKETVLTKRKGLSVSGGGGMLVRLGGGVSLSLEDGGGKCVYKGPGSSSGGKLKLPPGGGKGASVGGAGGGGGMGGGKHAGTKRRTSSEDSSLEPDLAELSLDDGCSLALGAEASNTFEFLPPPPEMLPSPSPLLRDSRKYSNGNSSGGGKTFEAKRVGHASAGAPAVEPAPPHTVLVVMDTPSAVERDGALVAAPVNSKDEDVDSAGSNQPSASTSAVRSAATPPSAKLQRARREAAPAGAAAAAAAARGPANQGAEAAGGEAVGEDDYQAYYLSAASEEGADRQLADNHQEEEPDIFAGMKPLEQEGRMEVLFACAEALHAHGYSNEACRLAVELARDLLANPPDLKVEQPQTKGKKSKVSTSRQTQVATNTLSKAAFLLTVLSERLELHNLAFSTGMFSLELQRPPASTKALEVKLAYQESEVVSLLKKIPLGLVEMTAIRERGEQLRDGNFCDYRPVLPLMLASFIFDVLCTPVVSPTGSRPPSRNRNTEMPGDEELGFEAAVAALGMKTTVSEAEHPLLCEGTRRVKGDLALALMITYKDDHSKLKKILDKLLDRESQTHKPQTLSSFYSSKPAAGSQRSPSKHAAAGHSSASAGVSRHAPPSSSAATASSASAAAPVSDASTSQAHLNAAQNNSTAGESAAETRERAEGPPPSGEQQNEAAPFKEATVPSRLALGARCGYNQRCWGSPVRQKKKHTGMASIDSSAPETTSDSSPTLSRRPLRAGWAATSWGRGQDSDSISSSSSDSLGSSSSSGSRRAGGGARAKSTDTSRYKGRRPECHAPHVPNQPSEAAAHFYFELAKTVLIKAGGNSSTSIFTQPSASGGHQGPHRNLHLCAFEIGLYALGLHNFVSPNWLSRTYSSHVSWITGQAMEIGSAALNILVECWDGHLTPPEVASLADRASRARDPNMVRAAAELALSCLPHAHALNPNEIQRALVQCKEQDNMMLEKACMAVEEAAKGGGVYPEVLFEVAHQWYWLYEQSVGGGSGPQRETSGRCGANGGSGRRPLETSCVVLDAGGNMESAGVATVTASVTTAAVVPVISVGSTIYQSHGMPGQAIAHAHSQGLHPYTTIQAHLPTVCTPQYLGHPLQHIPRPAVFPVAGAAYPQGMHPAFIGAQYPFSVATGPQPPMAATAVTFPGVPVPSMTQIAVHPYHAETGLPLGTTVAVGSVHTGPTIQAIQGTALTSLSSQPGSLVSTPFPIEDEQHSQPISQQGLHYLHSAYRVGMLALEMLGRRAHNDHPNNFSRSPPYTEDVKWLLGLAARLGVNYVYQFCVGAAKGVLSPFVLQEIIMEALQRLNPAHIHAHLRTPAFHQLVQRCQQAYMQYIHHRLIHLTPADYDDFVNIIRSARGAFCLTPVGMMQFNDVLQNLKRGKQTKELWQRISLEMATFSP; from the exons ATGGAACTGATGTTCGCCGAGTGGGAGGATGGGGAGAGGTTCTCCTTCGAAGACTCGGACCGGTTCGAGGAGGACTCCCTGTGCTCCTTCATCTCCGAGGCCGAGAGCCTCTGTCAGAACTGGAGGGGCTGGAGGAAGCAGTCTGCCGGACCCAACTCCCCCACTGTCAAGATCAAAG ACGGTCAGGTGATTCCTCTGGTGGAGTTGTCAGCCAAGCAGGTGGCGTTCCACATCCCGTTTGAGGTGGTGGAGAAAGTTTACCCCCCCGTCCCGGAACAGCTGCAGCTCCGCATCGCCTACTGGAGCTTCCCCGAGAATGAGGAGGACATCAG GTTATATTCCTGCCTGGCTAATGGGAGTCCGGATGAATTCCAACGTGGAGAGCAGCTCTACAGGATCCGGGCCGTCAAAGACCCTCTGCAGATCG GTTTCCATCTGAGCGCCACAGTGGTGACCAGCCAGTCCGGCCAGTCCAAAGGCGCTTACAACGTGGCGGTCATGTTCGATCGCTGCCGCATCAcctcctgcagctgcacctGTGGCGCCGGGGCCAAGTGGTGCGCCCACGTGGTGGCTCTCTGCCTCTTCAGGATCCACAAT GCATCAGCAGTGTGTCTCAGGGCTCCGGTCTCTGAGTCTTTGTCCAGGCTGCAGAGGGACCAGCTCCAGAAGTTTGCCCAGTACCTCATCAGTGAGCTGCCTCAGCAG ATCCTCCCCACGGCTCAGCGCCTGCTGGATGAGCTGCTGTCCTCTCAGTCCACCGCCATCAACACCGTGTGTGGGGCTCCAG acccaACCGCAGGCCCTTCAGCATCCGACCAGAGCACCTGGTATTTGGACGAGTCGACCCTCAGCGACAACATAAAAAAGACTCTGCACAAGTTCTGTGGGCCGTCACCTGTCGTCTTCAG TGATGTAAACTCCATGTACTTGTCGTCGACGGAGCCTCCGGCGGCCGCCGAGTGGGCGTGTCTGCTGCGGCCTCTGAGGGGCCGAGAGCCGGAGGGCATTTGGAACCTTCTGTCCATCGTCAGGGAGATGTTCAAGAGACGAGACAGCAACGCCGCCCCGCTGCTTGAGATTCTCACTGAGCAGTGTCTCACCTATGAGCAG atcatCAGCTGGTGGTACAGCGTGCGGACCTCGGCGTCCCACAGCAGCGCCAGCGGCCACACCGGACGCAGCAACGGCCAGTCGGAGGTGGCGGCTCACGCCTGTGCCAGCATGTGTGACGAGATGGTGGTGCTGTGGAGGCTGGCGGTGCTGGACCCCACCATGAGCCCCTGCAG GCGCCTGGAACTAGCAGGCCAGCTGAAGCAGTGGCATTTGAAAGTTATAGAGATCGTGAAGCGGGGGCAACATCGCAAGTCCCTGGACAAACTGTTCCAGGGCTTCAAGCCCGCTGTGGAGTCGTGCTATTTCAACTGGGAGGGGGCCTACCCGCTGGACGGCATCACCTACTGCAGTGCCGATCGGAAGAGCGCCACTTTCTGCTGGTCCAGAGCAGTGCAGCACCAGAGAGGCGTCAAAGCTGCTGCAGGGTTGGGCGGAGAGCCGCCAGAacccgggggagggggcagagccGACGGCGGAGCTGGGGGAGATTATAAAGGGAGGGGTCACTTGTCCCAACAGGAGGTGGCGGTGCGTCCCAAGGAGACCGTCCTGACCAAGAGGAAAGGCCTGTCGGTGagcggagggggagggatgcTGGTGCgcctgggagggggggtctccctgtctctggaggacggaggagggaagTGCGTGTACAAGGGGCCGGGCTCCTCCTCCGGAGGGAAGCTGAAACTGCCGCCGGGAGGCGGGAAGGGGGCCTCTGTGGGAGGTGCGGGAGGAGGTGGCGGGATGGGCGGGGGGAAGCACGCCGGCACCAAGCGGAGAACCAGCAGTGAAGACAGCTCGCTGGAGCCCGACCTGGCCGAGCTCAGCCTGGACGACGGGTGCAGTCTGGCTCTGGGCGCCGAGGCCAGCAACACGTTTGAGTTCCTCCCCCCGCCGCCGGAGATGCTGCCCTCCCCGAGCCCGCTGCTGCGAGACTCGCGCAAGTATAGCAACGGCAacagcagcggggggggcaAAACGTTTGAGGCCAAGCGCGTCGGCCACGCCTCCGCCGGCGCCCCCGCCGTGGAGCCCGCTCCGCCGCACACCGTGCTGGTGGTCATGGACACGCCCAGCGCGGTGGAGAGGGACGGGGCGCTGGTGGCCGCGCCGGTCAACAGCAAAGACGAAGACGTAGACTCTGCTGGCAGTAACCAGCCGTCCGCCTCCACCTCCGCGGTGAGATCGGCCGCCACGCCACCGTCTGCCAAGCTGCAACGGGCCCGCCGGGAGGCGGCGCCGGCCggagcagcagccgccgccgccgccgcacgtGGGCCGGCCAATCAGGGAGCAGAGGCAGCGGGAGGAGAGGCGGTGGGGGAGGACGACTATCAAGCGTACTACCTGAGTGCCGCCTCGGAGGAGGGAGCGGACAGACAGCTGGCTGACAAccaccaggaggaggagccggacaTCTTCGCAGGGATGAAGCCGTTGGAGCAGGAGGGCCGCATGGAG gtgctgTTTGCGTGTGCCGAGGCCCTCCACGCTCATGGCTACAGTAATGAGGCGTGCCGGCTGGCCGTGGAGCTGGCCAGAGACCTGCTAGCCAATCCTCCAGACCTCAAGGTGGAACAGCCACAGACTAAG GGTAAGAAGAGCAAGGTGTCCACCAGCCGTCAGACGCAGGTGGCCACCAACACGCTGTCCAAGGCTGCCTTCCTCCTCACTGTCCTCAGTGAGCGGCTGGAGCTCCACAACCTGGCCTTCAGCACCGGCATGTTCTCCCTGGAGCTCCAGAGACCACCGGCGTCCACCAAAGCTCTGGAG GTGAAGCTGGCCTACCAGGAGTCCGAGGTGGTGTCTCTGTTGAAGAAGATCCCGCTGGGCCTGGTGGAGATGACGGCCATCCGAGAGCGCGGCGAGCAGCTCCGAGACGGAAACTTCTGTGACTACAGACCTGTGCTGCCGCTCATGTTGGCCAGCTTCATCTTTGATGTTCTGTGCACCCCAG TTGTGTCCCCAACGGGTTCCCGTCCACCGAGCCGCAACCGTAACACCGAGATGCCCGGCGACGAGGAGCTGGGCTTCGAGGCCGCGGTCGCCGCTCTCG GTATGAAGACCACAGTGAGCGAGGCGGAGCATCCTCTGCTGTGTGAAGGAACTAGGCGGGTGAAAGGGGACCTGGCGCTGGCTCTGATGATCACCTATAAGGACGACCACAGCAAGCTGAAGAAG atactggataagttgTTGGACAGAGAGAGTCAGACCCACAAGCCCCAGACTCTGAGCTCCTTCTACTCCAGCAAGCCGGCAGCCGGCAGCCAGCGCAGCCCCTCCAAACACGCTGCCGCCGGTCACAGCAGCGCGAGCGCCGGCGTCTCCAGACACGCGCCGCCGTCTTCATCCGCAGCGACGGCCTCTTCTGCCTCCGCCGCGGCGCCGGTCAGTGACGCGTCGACCAGCCAGGCCCATCTCAACGCAGCGCAGAACAACAGCACAGCGGGGGAGAGCGCTGCTGAGACCAGGGAGCGAG CAGAGGGGCCTCCTCCATCAGGGGAGCAGCAGAATGAAGCGGCCCCCTTTAAGGAGGCCACAGTGCCCAGTCGGCTGGCATTGGGGGCCCGCTGCGGCTACAATCAGCGCTGCTGGGGCTCTCCGGTCCgccagaagaagaaacacaccG GCATGGCGAGCATCGACAGCAGCGCTCCGGAGACCACCTCGGACAGCTCGCCCACTCTCAGCCGCCGGCCGCTCCGGGCCGGCTGGGCGGCCACGTCCTGGGGGCGGGGCCAGGACAGTGACAGCATCAGCAGCTCCTCGTCTGACTCGCTtggctcctcgtcctccagcgGCTCGCGCCgggcagggggcggggccagggcCAAGAGCACCGACACCAGCAG GTACAAAGGGCGGCGTCCAGAGTGCCATGCCCCCCACGTGCCCAACCAGCCGTCGGAGGCAGCAGCCCATTTTTACTTTGAGCTGGCCAAGACGGTGCTGATCAAAGCCGGGGGGAACTCCTCCACGTCCATTTTcactcagccctcagccagcgGGGGCCACCAGGGACCCCACAGAAACCTGCACCTGTGTGCCTTTGAGATTGGCCTGTACGCGCTTGGCCTCCACAACTTTGTCTCGCCCAACTGGCTGTCCAGGACCTACTCCTCCCATGTGTCCTGGATCACTG gccAGGCCATGGAGATCGGCAGCGCCGCCCTCAACATTTTGGTGGAGTGTTGGGACGGTCACCTCACCCCTCCAGAGGTGGCGTCCCTGGCCGACCGAGCATCGCGGGCCAGAGACCCCAACATGGTCCGGGCGGCGGCGGAGCTGGCCCTGAGCTGCTTGCCTCACGCTCACGCCCTCAACCCCAACGAGATCCAGAGAGCGCTGGTGCAGTGCAAAGAGCAG GACAACATGATGCTGGAGAAGGCCTGCATGGCAGTGGAGGAAGCCGCCAAGGGGGGAGGTGTGTACCCCGAGGTTCTGTTCGAGGTGGCTCACCAGTGGTACTGGCTGTACGAGCAGTCAGTGGGCGGGGGCTCAGGCCCGCAGCGCGAGACCTCCGGGCGCTGCGGGGCCAACGGCGGCTCAGGGAGGAGGCCCCTGGAGACCAGCTGCGTGGTCCTGGACGCCGGCGGCAACATGGAGTCGGCGGGGGTGGCGACGGTCACGGCCTCGGTCACCACGGCGGCCGTCGTGCCCGTCATCTCCGTGGGCTCCACCATCTACCAGTCCCACGGCATGCCGGGCCAGGCCATAGCCCATGCCCACAGCCAGGGCCTCCACCCCTACACCACCATCCAGGCCCATCTCCCCACCGTGTGCACCCCCCAGTACCTGGGACACCCTCTGCAGCACATTCCCCGACCCGCCGTCTTCCCCGTGGCTGGTGCTGCATACCCACAG GGAATGCACCCGGCCTTCATCGGGGCGCAGTACCCGTTCTCAGTGGCCACTGGCCCGCAGCCTCCGATGGCAGCCACGGCTGTGACCTTCCCCGGTGTCCCCGTACCGTCCATGACTCAGATCGCCGTCCACCCGTACCACGCCGAGACGGGCCTGCCCCTCGGCACCACCGTAGCAG TAGGCAGCGTCCACACGGGCCCCACAATCCAGGCCATCCAGGGGACGGCCCtgacctccctctcctcccagcCCGGCTCATTGGTCAGCACTCCTTTCCCAATAGAGGATGAGCAGCACAGCCAGCCAATCAGCCAGCAGGGCCTGCACTACCTGCATTCTGCCTACAGAGTTG GCATGCTGGCATTGGAGATGCTCGGCAGGAGGGCCCACAACGACCACCCGAACAACTTCTCCAGGAGCCCGCCTTACACCGAGGACGTCAAATGGCTGCTGGGACTGGCTGCGAGGCTCG GAGTCAACTACGTGTACCAGTTCTGTGTTGGAGCAGCAAAAGGTGTCCTGAGTCCGTTCGTCCTACAGGAGATCATCATGGAGGCTCTTCAGAGGCTCAACCCCGCCCACATCCACGCCCACCTCCGAACGCCCGCTTTCCACCAGCTGGTCCAGCGCTGCCAACAGGCCTACATGCAG TACATCCACCACCGGCTCATCCACCTGACGCCGGCTGACTACGACGACTTTGTGAACATCATCCGCAGCGCTCGCGGCGCTTTCTGCCTGACGCCCGTGGGCATGATGCAGTTTAACGACGTGCTGCAGAACCTGAAGAGAGGCAAGCAGACCAAGGAGCTGTGGCAGCGCATCTCCCTGGAGATGGCAACCTTCTCCCCCTGA